The stretch of DNA TAGATCCACttacacatatatgtgcGTGAATAGTCTATTCGCGTGCCTGAGGCAGGTCTGAATCTTTACGTAGCCAGGCGTGTCTGCGACATGCTTGCATCCACATGCCCGCAAAACACTATTCGCACGGATAAGTATACTTCGTTAATCATCGCGAAATACCCATTCCTGTCGACTGAAGAGCTAGCCCTTACCTTGACTCAGGGAGACATAAGAACACCGCAGTGAAGGCCACATCCTGCGCGGTGCCGATTCTTTGGAGAGGAGTGAACTGACGCAAGAACTCCAGGTCCTCTTTCTTCCCTTCCCTTGCCGGGTCGACGCCGTTCTCTGGATGCAGCCGCCGGCTGGTGGCTCCCGCGTCAGAATTGTCGGTCGCCTGCAGTGACTTCCGCTGACTCTCTAAATGCGCACTGATATTCCCTCGCTGCACAAACGGGTTCAACTTGCTCAATCCGACGGTGTCTGCCACCGCTCCTGGTGCAATTGAGTTTACTCGAACATTGTAGGGCCCCCACTCCACAGCCAAGTGTTTAGTCATAGCGTCTACCGCAGCTTTGGCGACGCCGgcatgcgtctgcagcagggTTGCCGTGTAGTGGAGCGTCATCGAGATGTTCAAAATCACCTTCCCACACCCAGCGTCGTCGCTTTGTCTCCCACGCACAGTTTCCCCCAAGCCACGAGCTGCCCCCAAGTCCGCGCGTTGCGCCGCCGGTTTGAAGCATTTCTCAAAAACCGTTTTCGATACGATGAAAGATCCATGGGCGTCTATCTCCATCACAGTCTTGAATCCCTTGTACGACAGCTTCTCCGCAGAGCAGAGAAAgttgcctgcggcgccgttcACAAGAATATCTATTTTACCAAACTTCGCCATGGCAGCATCCACCGCACTGACCACTTGGCTCTCCTTGCGCACATCCATCGTCACCGGAAAGCAGCATCCGCCCGTTTCAGAAGCAAGCAGCTGAAGCACAGACAATGACACAGGCATACAGGGAGAATGCTCGATCTACGCTGCGTTCGCCACATGTGAGATCAGCTCTGCAGCAAATATACAAAGTCGGATGCGGGCGCCCAGTGAATAATGTTCCTGCCCGCATGGAGACGGATATGGACCCGATTCACTCTGTGCACGACGGAGGCTCTCACGAACACACACACTGTCACTAAACCAAAAGAGAACCACATATGTGCGACAATGCTGAGGGCAATAATGTGCTTGCTGCAGATTGACGGCCACCGGAAGCTGATGATTTTTTAAACTGATGCCAAAGGTGAGCCGTCAATCCGGAGACTGAAACATCCTCAATCTCTCATCGCCTCAGACGCTGAGGCTGGCGAGGGCCACATATCTAAGAACACGGCAGGGACAGACCTCGGCTGCATCATGAAGCTTCTTCTGGTCCCTGGAGGCAATCGCAACTGAGGCACCATGCAGCATGAATTGCCTGGCGATTTCTTTGCAGATGCCCGAGCCGCCCCCTGTGATAAAGGCCACTTTTCCTTTGAGGCAATCGCCTCTAAAGGACGACTGCCTTCCCATTGATCCCATGATACGACAGAGCAGGCAATCCTGTAAGAGCCACACGCCTTTGGAAAATCTGCGTTCTGTCGGACACGCACTGTCGAGATATGTACAGCTCGCTCCGCGGGCTAGTGATGCTGGCTGGTGGAGCTCGGGTGATATGACGGTTGGGAGCCTTCAGCAAAAACCGCCTTATCATCAAAGGGACGCACATATCCTCTGCGCTTCACACAGGCTTCCCAGCAGCCGTGGTGCGCAAGAGTCAGCTACttggcgtcttcgccggtGGCATGCAAATAGAACCAAGAACCGTTAAGGCACTGTGTACTCTGTCAGTCTTTGGGGGCGCTTTAGTAGCCAAAAGGCAGTCAGGACCAATcatgcacatgcacagcAATGCGACGCGGTAGTGATGTTTGTCGATTTGCAGCACCAAAGCTGGGGAACGcacagctgcaggcgggcCGGAACTCAGGCGGGGCCCCAATACACAGCCTGAGCGCAGTTCACAACGCTACTGGCATGTTGTGAGCATGCATGGCTCTAGAGTTTCTACGGTAATACTTTTCTGTCACGGAATGAATTCCGTACAGTAAGCAGTGTATGTGAATTGCATCTGGCCTGCCCAGCTGGGCAGCCCATTATCCCCTCGACCCGCCTCTCTGTGGTGGGTGGCTGAAGTGAGCCTGCTGGGGTTCTGCCCCTCAGGCGAAATACAGAGCAGGCGATATCTTCCAGTagctgtctcctctcagTCGAAGTATTTtaggcgctgcggagagtCCTGTGTGGTGTCCAGACCTGCTGTGCCTTTTACGCCCTTCGCAACGCCAACGGTGTTCGCAAGTCCAGGCCATATACATCCATGCCTTAGCCGCGGTGCCATTGCCCTCCGACGGCTCGATGTGAGAAGTATTAACTCCTGCACCTCTCCAGCACTCTGGTGGGTACCTGCTGCAACAAACTGTGCACCCTTCTACGGACGCCAAGCccggcgaagcggaagcCTTCACCTCCACACTAGAAGTGTACGATCTCACTGGCATCGTCACGACGCCTGACAAGGCCTTCGCGAGTTATCACATTTGGCTTACCTGCCCTTCCCCCTCGTGAGACGGGTTTCCCCCAGCCGGCCGCCCCCTCCGAAAAACGCAGAGTAGTGCCGCTCCAGCACCAATGCAAACCGTAGTCGCCAGACGATGTATGGCAGCTAGACAACTGTAAGGGTACGCAGCGGCCCTGCTAGCTGGAAGCCCATTCGCAGAAAGCAGCGCTGGTCTGAATGTCCTGGGATGTCAGGACGGTATCTTCTGTACTATCTATTCCAGTTCCTATCGGCACGCAGTAGAGCAGTAATGTCACTGTCGCGACAAAGGGAGTTGCTGCTTTCACATAGCACTCAGCCGCCCTCCAGCACTGTATGGCAGACTCGCAACAGAAACCGAACTCGGCAGGGAGCAGGCTTAGAGGTGGCACACACTGAAGATAGCCGGTCGCTCATGCGCCGTGAACTCTACAGCCATGTTCTGtaggaggggggaggggagggcaGGAGGCTCGCCGACAACCCCGTGTTCGAAACATGAGTTGCCAGAGATTCCTATATGATATCCGCGTCTGAATGACCGAAGCACCGCTGAGGTCTCCAAAACAAATCTcacccccgccccccccctccccccgagccggagcggcggcagcgccgcgcttctcagGCAGCCTTAACCAGAAGTGCGCTGCGTACCAATCCTAGCCTAACGCCTCTTTGCAAGGAACGGTGTCACGGCttccgcagaagaaaaaattTACATATCAACACTCGCGCTTGATAGATGCTGATCATGTTCTTCCAGCACAACTGTTCGGTATAGTGAAGCCAACACCTTACGATGCTGTGAGCAGTTACATAAACTCCCTATACGCCAGCATGACTTTCACCTGTAATGACGCCCTCATCGTCTGGCTGGAAACCTAATCCGTCACCTGCCTCCCCACTGTAGCCACTGGTATCCCAGTCCTCCGCGCCCACATCTCGCCCCTCGCTCCCTATCACCGGTTCCCCACCGGCAACAGAGGAGCCAGGGAAGTTCTCCTCATCCGCGAAAGCTGCATCAGCGCCGTCTGGGTCTCGGAATTCTCCTGCGCCACTCTCCGTGGTTCTTCCAAAAAAAGACAGGCCTTGACGATGAGCAGCCTCCATATAGTTTTCCAGCTCTCGCTCAAGCTGGTTCTCTGCACATTTGAGAGTCTGTTGGTGTTCCTGTTTCTCGGCCCGTCGGAGCCTCCTAAGCATCCGCAGTTGGCGTGTGAGGGAGGCGGTTTTCTGTTTCTCAGCCTCGAGGAGGAACTCTTTTTCTTCCAGTACagctttcgtcttcttcagctccAAGGAAAGAATTCGCATCTGCCGGCACTGCTCTTCTACCACTGCTCCAAGGTTTCCCCTCTGTTGATCACGGCGCTTCAACAGCACCACATCTTGCTCGCTCCGAACAAGCGCCATCAGCTCTTCCAGATCTGCGAGTAAACCAGCATCGCCAGAGGGAGATGTCTGAAGTGGACGGGTGCACTCTGATTATTCCGCGGCTACACCGACGTGGGAGGCCGGATATCGTCACATGCAGTGGTTGGGGACCGGTGAACTCCGCTACATATGTCTGCTTGGTTGTGCATACACCGGACACTGCCTACGCTGTGGGGGGCGCAAAAAAGAAACGTACGCACGTTTTTCCTCTTTCCACCACCAGACGGGTATGCACGTTCTACAGCGGCGGCCCCGAAATAAAAGCGGCATAGACCGCGCACTCAGTGGCGGGAAAACTGTAGCTTCGTCTGCATACGGAAAATCGGGCATATATGGGAGGTTCTGGTGTCACCACACAACTAAGCCCCACGTGGCAGTTACAACAGGGAGCCCGCACACCGGGCGCAACCGCGGCAAGATCGGAGGAGTCACCCTCTAGCTCTTCGGCGAAGATGTCGATAGGGAAAGACTAGCTCACCAGCAGGTGATGCAAGGCATGCACGCTTTCTGTAGCGCATGTTCGGCAGTTTCAACTCCTTTCCCCCCCCGGCAGCACTCCCACCAATCCTGCCACGCTTCTGACTGTCATACAACAGCCCAGTCTACGTATCCGAGTACaactgcggcgcgccagtcCTTTACCGCCCATTTCCGCGTCACGAGTCTGAGAAATGTGGTGATTTGTCAAAACCGCTTCTTGCACAACACTCACCTCGCTCAGTCAGCTGGACATTTATTATATCATCACCTGAGAAGGCGCCGTCCGCCGATGCTTTGGGGGCTGGAGCTCTTAACTTTGCCTTCAGCCTGTGACACAGAGGCCTCCTCTCTGACGCTGACAGCTCCTCGGGGGAAGACTCAAAGTAGGGCGCAGGCACTCCCAAGCCATGGAATCCATCCCGAAGGCAATGCGCATGCGGGCCTCCGCCCGTCATGCACGCTCCATACGACAGCCGACGCTCGCCATGATTTGTGTACTGCGAAGTTCCCAGCGAGGTTGCTTGACCAAGGGGGGACTGTGGCGGACAGCTGACGCTGGAGAGAAAGGGCGAGCCACCTGGGACTGTGTGCGGGACTAAACTTGAGTGGGGGGTATCGTTGTAGAAGACATGCTCACGGCCTGAAGGACCTTTAACGAAGGTAAGCGCCACTGCCGGCTGCCTGGGAACGTGGCTGGAGTTGTGTATGCTCCCAGAACGCGACATCACGATGAGGATGTCGTACAAGGTCCCTTCGATACGACGTCACGTAGACACtagaagaagaaagctgaCCGACCGCCGAAAGGAGTCTGCAGCCTTGAATGATGATTCAGCAGAGGAAAATATTTCTGTTGGGAAGAGCCACAAAAACAAGTCGGCTCCGAAAACAACAATCGCAACGGTTCACCGCGAATATTAGGCACCTGAGTTCCGTTCCATACGCTTAGTGCCGAATAACGGTCACAATGAATGGAGACAGCTCACGCATTTCCGTTGCCGCGTTACTGCACGGTGAAATGGCCACGTAATCAGGAAGCCGGTggtctgcgcagcgcgccgggaTGGTGACAGCGGAAGAAATTCGCCACTCACCTACGCGACTAGGGACGCAGCTGGAACGCTGTCATGCGTGCAGCGGAAAGCTACCGGTTTCTCGTGGCACATCTCTTcaggccgccgcttctctgccgcgcctaGCTCACAGGCTCCTCATTCACATCGAAACCGGCTAGCGGAAGAGATCCTTCCCTGCAACGAGACCGCAGGTTGGCATGCGCGAGCGAATTGCATACGCGCACAAATCAGAGACCGTTCTGATGACAGTGTGCACCCCCGTTAGTACTAAGACCGCTCCCAAACTTTCGAGAATCCACCTAAGAGCGGCTGGCACGGGCAGTCCTCAAGGCGCAAGGGCCTCGGGTCACACTGGCAAAGAAACGGCGGCCAAGCCTGCTGAGATGGCGTAGCCGTTCTGCCTGCTTTTTGCAGGATTTGCTTTTGGACCGGAAAAGTCATGGATGGGTTTGGGTTTCTCCTAAGCGCATGCTGTCGAATCAGCCCTTGTAAACTCCATCGAAGTGGCTACGCGCTGGCTAGCTCGGCATGCTAGCAGAAATTGGGGCCCTTGCAATCCACATGAGGTGCATGCATGGCAAGAGCGCGCAGCACAGCCATGGCCTCTCTGACTGCAGTTGCAA from Besnoitia besnoiti strain Bb-Ger1 chromosome V, whole genome shotgun sequence encodes:
- a CDS encoding 2,4-dienoyl CoA reductase 2, peroxisomal family protein (encoded by transcript BESB_060310) produces the protein MGSMGRQSSFRGDCLKGKVAFITGGGSGICKEIARQFMLHGASVAIASRDQKKLHDAAELLASETGGCCFPVTMDVRKESQVVSAVDAAMAKFGKIDILVNGAAGNFLCSAEKLSYKGFKTVMEIDAHGSFIVSKTVFEKCFKPAAQRADLGAARGLGETVRGRQSDDAGCGKVILNISMTLHYTATLLQTHAGVAKAAVDAMTKHLAVEWGPYNVRVNSIAPGAVADTVGLSKLNPFVQRGNISAHLESQRKSLQATDNSDAGATSRRLHPENGVDPAREGKKEDLEFLRQFTPLQRIGTAQDVAFTAVFLCLPESSFITGANVVVDGGQWMTSGNFTLLEPRQNEAWRNAPFRVEAKL
- a CDS encoding hypothetical protein (encoded by transcript BESB_060320); its protein translation is MSRSGSIHNSSHVPRQPAVALTFVKGPSGREHVFYNDTPHSSLVPHTVPGGSPFLSSVSCPPQSPLGQATSLGTSQYTNHGERRLSYGACMTGGGPHAHCLRDGFHGLGVPAPYFESSPEELSASERRPLCHRLKAKLRAPAPKASADGAFSGDDIINVQLTERDLEELMALVRSEQDVVLLKRRDQQRGNLGAVVEEQCRQMRILSLELKKTKAVLEEKEFLLEAEKQKTASLTRQLRMLRRLRRAEKQEHQQTLKCAENQLERELENYMEAAHRQGLSFFGRTTESGAGEFRDPDGADAAFADEENFPGSSVAGGEPVIGSEGRDVGAEDWDTSGYSGEAGDGLGFQPDDEGVITGESHAGV